In Polyangiaceae bacterium, the genomic window CTGGCGCTCGAGCTTGTCGATGACCTTGTCGATGGACCCGTACATGTCCTCGCTCGCCTCCTTGGCCTCGAGGTGCGCGCCGCCGCTCGAGATTCGTGTCTCCGCGATGTGCTTGAGCCGGTCGATCGACAGAGTCACCTTCGCGGTCATGGGCTGCCGCAGGAATTTCTGGAGCTTCGCGACCTTGTCGTTCGCATAGGTCTTGATCGCCTCACTCGTGGCCATGTGCCGGAAGGTGATGCTGATGTTCAAAGGGAACCTCCTGGATCGCTGATCTAGACTGATGGTGCTTTTCAGAACAGGCGCTTGCGCTTGCTGGACGACAGGATCCCGAGCATCTCGCGGTACTTCGCCACGGTGCGGCGGGCGATCTTGATGCCCTCCGCCTTCTCGAGCAGCTCGACGATGGCCTGGTCGGAGAGCGGGTTCTCCTTGTCCTCATCGTCGATGATCTTCTTGATGGCCTGTTTCACGCTCTCGCTCGCGATGTCGTCTTCACCGACGCGCCGGATGCTGGAATTGAAGAAATACTTGAGCTCGAACAAGCCCTGCGGCGTGTGCATGTACTTGTTGGTCGTCACCCGCG contains:
- the raiA gene encoding ribosome-associated translation inhibitor RaiA, whose protein sequence is MNISITFRHMATSEAIKTYANDKVAKLQKFLRQPMTAKVTLSIDRLKHIAETRISSGGAHLEAKEASEDMYGSIDKVIDKLERQIRGQKGAAEAKKKRGRESIKSSTVASAAPLAEPVAKRVAKKVTRTTKKTGGTKAKKTRS